A stretch of the Cyprinus carpio isolate SPL01 chromosome B4, ASM1834038v1, whole genome shotgun sequence genome encodes the following:
- the LOC122137196 gene encoding gastrula zinc finger protein XlCGF49.1-like — MKIEETFRVKHEDTEKQTGLMAQKEENQELNGMENKVQHENHHDFIAGEKPYTCPQCGESFTNKTGLKTHIRSHTGEKPFTCELCGKSFGTKGHLNQHIRTHSGEKPYTCQQCGKCFTSKGNLEKHLTIHTGEKPYTCELCGKCFNNKSNLKKHTNSHTREKPFTCELCGNSFTEKGSLKKHMMRIHTVKQSFTCPQCGTGFKSKVSFNNHMKTHSRSQFYMSLAWKEFLGQEKT, encoded by the exons atgaagattgaagaaacattcagagtcaaacatgaagatactgagaaacaaacag GCTTGATGGCACAGAAAGAGGAGAACCAAGAACTAAATGGAATGGAAAACAAAGTTCAGCATGAGAATCATCATGATTTCATagctggagaaaagccttacacgTGCCCTCAGTGTGGGGAGAGTTTCACGAATAAAACAGGCCTTAAAACGCACATTAgaagtcacactggagagaaacctttcacctgcgaactgtgtggaaagagtttcggTACAAAAGGACACCTTAATCAGCACATTAGGACCCActctggagaaaagccttacacctgccaacagtgtggaaagtgttttacTTCAAAAGGAAATCTTGAAAAACATCTgacaattcacactggagaaaagccttacacctGCGAACTGTGTGGAAAATGTTTCAATAATAAATCCAACCTTAAAAAGCACACTAATAGTCACACTAGAGAAAAACCTTTCACCTGCGAACTCTGTGGAAATAGTTTCACTGAAAAAGGAAGTCTTAAGAAGCACATGATGAGAATCCACACTGTAAAGCAGTCTTTCACGTGCCCTCAGTGTGGAACTGGTTTCAAAAGTAAAGTATCTTTTAATAACCACATGAAGACTCACTCCAGATCACAGTTTTATATGTCACTAGCGTGGAAGGAGTTTCTCGGACAGGAAAAAACATGA